The following are from one region of the Rhodopirellula sp. P2 genome:
- a CDS encoding response regulator — MTAKRVLIVDDDEDICANIKDILDDLGYQTDVAHDGPSALQLVESNPYDVALLDYSMPGMDGATLHHQMVQLRPEIAAIMVTAYAHGDGAQRARDSGIQQVLRKPVDLKELLPLVEQISNSPIVLVVDDDPEFCQTMWHILRERSYRVCLAHNKEDGVQKAMGADYQIAVVDLSLCNGQTDGCEVLQRVLEVNPNIQTILITGHRDAADGILDGLKARGLDEVCFKPLDMDVLMSKIDNRSS, encoded by the coding sequence GTGACAGCGAAACGAGTGTTGATCGTGGACGATGACGAGGACATCTGCGCGAACATCAAGGACATTCTCGACGATCTGGGGTACCAGACCGACGTCGCGCACGATGGACCCTCGGCGTTGCAGTTGGTTGAGTCCAATCCCTACGACGTGGCCTTGCTGGATTACTCGATGCCTGGCATGGACGGAGCCACACTGCATCACCAGATGGTTCAGCTTCGCCCGGAAATTGCCGCGATCATGGTGACCGCTTACGCTCACGGCGATGGTGCTCAGCGAGCCCGTGACAGCGGGATTCAACAGGTGCTTCGCAAGCCCGTTGATCTGAAGGAATTGCTTCCGTTGGTCGAGCAAATCTCGAATTCACCGATTGTGCTGGTCGTTGACGATGACCCCGAGTTTTGTCAAACGATGTGGCACATTTTGCGTGAGCGATCGTACCGAGTTTGTTTAGCGCACAACAAAGAAGATGGCGTCCAGAAAGCGATGGGAGCTGACTACCAGATCGCGGTGGTCGACCTCAGCCTGTGCAACGGACAGACCGATGGTTGTGAGGTCCTGCAGCGAGTCCTGGAGGTCAATCCGAACATTCAAACGATCCTGATCACGGGGCACCGCGATGCAGCCGACGGTATCCTCGACGGCTTGAAGGCTCGCGGGTTGGACGAGGTCTGTTTCAAGCCCTTGGACATGGATGTCTTGATGAGCAAGATCGACAACCGCAGCTCATAA
- a CDS encoding sigma-54-dependent transcriptional regulator, producing the protein MTESPIKLLLVDDEEDSRRSSAKWMTRKGHTVTDVSNAAEALGLLERESFDVGVFDMNMPGMSGLELLQRIHQENIDIEVIMLTGQGTVETAVSAMKMGACDFLSKPCALGDLEHHCFRARERHQLKKENKQLKAVISRSQPAAKLIGQSKSLQEVSRLIEKVARTTKPVLIQGESGTGKEVVAKAIQQSSHVADKPFVTVNCAALPENLVESELFGHQKGAFTGATAEKPGLFEIADGGTLFIDEIGELPLSLQPKLLRVLEDGSLRRVGCHRQRNVKVRIIAATNRDLQTEVNRGNFREDLFYRINVLSITLPPLRDREGDIDRLIDHFLPRSYHMDDAARDAMNRYPWPGNIRQLINVIDRATILADEFDITLDDLPSEVVDFGHPSAKPLVRSPTAATPNVDAGQESTASPHPSEMLGDSRYQLDEIARVHVLKVLEDQNGNKAGAARKLGIHRRKLYRLLDRFNGAPSSNTDTDGDEFAGEPVF; encoded by the coding sequence ATGACGGAATCGCCCATCAAGCTGCTGCTGGTCGACGACGAAGAGGACTCTCGTCGATCGTCGGCAAAATGGATGACGCGAAAGGGACACACCGTGACCGATGTATCCAACGCTGCCGAAGCCCTCGGGCTGCTCGAACGCGAATCATTTGATGTGGGTGTTTTCGACATGAACATGCCTGGCATGTCCGGGTTGGAACTGCTGCAACGAATTCATCAGGAAAACATCGACATCGAGGTCATCATGCTGACCGGGCAGGGCACCGTGGAAACGGCGGTGTCGGCGATGAAGATGGGAGCCTGCGACTTTCTGAGCAAACCATGTGCACTGGGTGATTTGGAACACCATTGCTTTCGAGCCCGTGAACGCCACCAACTGAAGAAGGAAAACAAGCAGCTCAAAGCCGTCATCTCGCGTTCGCAACCGGCCGCCAAACTGATTGGGCAATCGAAATCGTTGCAAGAGGTTTCGAGACTGATTGAAAAGGTCGCACGCACGACAAAGCCCGTTTTGATTCAAGGCGAAAGCGGCACGGGCAAAGAAGTCGTCGCCAAGGCAATCCAGCAATCCAGTCACGTCGCTGACAAGCCGTTTGTCACCGTCAACTGTGCCGCGCTGCCAGAGAATCTGGTGGAGAGCGAACTGTTCGGCCATCAAAAGGGAGCCTTCACGGGGGCAACGGCCGAGAAGCCAGGGCTGTTTGAAATCGCGGACGGTGGAACCCTGTTCATCGATGAAATTGGGGAACTGCCACTTTCTTTGCAGCCCAAGTTGCTGCGAGTGCTCGAAGACGGGTCACTGCGTCGCGTGGGTTGCCACCGCCAACGCAACGTCAAGGTCCGCATCATTGCCGCGACCAATCGGGACCTGCAAACCGAAGTCAATCGCGGCAACTTCCGGGAAGATTTGTTCTACCGGATCAACGTCCTGTCGATAACGCTCCCTCCGCTGCGTGACCGAGAAGGTGACATTGATCGATTGATCGACCATTTCCTGCCACGGTCCTACCACATGGACGATGCGGCGCGGGATGCCATGAACCGCTACCCTTGGCCGGGCAACATTCGACAGCTGATCAATGTGATCGATCGAGCGACGATCTTGGCCGACGAATTCGACATCACCTTGGACGACCTCCCGTCCGAAGTGGTTGACTTCGGTCATCCGTCCGCCAAACCACTGGTGAGGTCCCCAACGGCAGCAACGCCGAACGTGGACGCAGGTCAGGAATCAACGGCTTCACCGCACCCCAGTGAGATGCTGGGCGACTCCCGCTACCAACTGGACGAGATCGCAAGAGTCCATGTCTTGAAAGTCTTGGAAGACCAAAACGGAAACAAAGCCGGGGCGGCTCGCAAACTGGGAATCCACCGTCGAAAGCTCTATCGTTTGCTGGACCGATTCAATGGTGCCCCATCAAGCAACACCGACACCGACGGCGACGAATTCGCTGGCGAACCTGTCTTTTGA
- a CDS encoding DUF4404 family protein — protein sequence MPEALEDTLRQLHDQLAELDTLSSSERQQLTNAVEEIQDSLERFDIQSAELAKRFHRSTQDVTCKHPQLTQTAGQFADMLSQMGI from the coding sequence ATGCCAGAAGCACTGGAAGACACACTGCGGCAACTTCATGACCAATTGGCCGAACTTGACACGTTGAGTTCTTCGGAACGACAGCAGCTCACGAACGCGGTCGAGGAGATTCAAGACAGCTTGGAGCGGTTCGACATTCAATCAGCCGAATTGGCCAAGCGGTTTCATCGATCGACCCAAGACGTCACTTGCAAACACCCGCAGTTGACTCAAACAGCCGGTCAATTTGCCGACATGCTTTCGCAAATGGGAATCTGA
- a CDS encoding two-component system sensor histidine kinase NtrB: MHDVEQLAVLASVLRTAVDAIIIIDQRGRIESVNLATERMFGFRSGEMLGQNVKMLMPSPYHEQHDGYLGRYQETGERHIIGIGREVTGQRKDGSLFPLHLAVSEVEAKERKLFCGILRDISDLKAVEAELKQLNATLDQRVQDQAAELQKAQSELVEKEKFATLGRISGGIAHEIRNPLNAIKTSAYYLLNAKTPSPAKTEEHLNRIDRQVSSINNAVTALSDLARLPDPQSRPLDVAEMLVAILRDCKLPRNIIVTQDVPADLPNVWADEKQLPIVFKNLIRNARDAMNEGGALKLSARLLESQVVVTVQDDGLGMSPEVVHRIAEPFFSTKARGMGLGMAITTAILEKNRCTMELESEPNQGTTFQISIPIAEQNQ; this comes from the coding sequence ATGCATGATGTCGAACAACTGGCCGTCCTGGCCTCGGTGTTACGAACAGCGGTCGATGCGATCATCATCATTGACCAGCGGGGCAGGATCGAGTCCGTCAATCTTGCGACGGAGCGGATGTTCGGATTTCGTTCGGGGGAAATGCTCGGTCAGAATGTGAAGATGTTGATGCCATCGCCCTATCATGAACAGCACGATGGCTACCTCGGTCGTTATCAGGAAACTGGCGAACGACACATCATCGGCATCGGCCGTGAAGTGACCGGTCAGCGAAAAGACGGCAGTCTGTTCCCGTTGCATCTGGCGGTGAGCGAAGTGGAAGCCAAAGAGCGAAAACTCTTCTGTGGGATTTTGCGTGACATCAGCGATTTGAAAGCGGTGGAAGCGGAACTGAAGCAACTCAACGCGACACTCGATCAACGCGTCCAAGACCAAGCCGCCGAGCTACAGAAGGCTCAATCCGAGTTGGTCGAAAAGGAGAAGTTTGCCACGCTCGGCCGGATTTCAGGGGGGATCGCTCACGAGATTCGCAACCCACTCAACGCGATCAAAACGTCCGCTTACTATTTGCTCAACGCGAAAACGCCGTCACCAGCGAAGACCGAGGAGCATCTGAATCGAATCGATCGGCAAGTCTCGAGCATCAACAACGCGGTCACGGCGTTGTCGGACCTGGCTCGTTTGCCCGATCCACAATCGAGACCGCTGGATGTCGCCGAAATGCTGGTGGCAATCCTGCGGGATTGCAAATTGCCGCGAAACATCATTGTCACGCAAGACGTTCCGGCGGACTTGCCGAACGTGTGGGCGGATGAAAAACAGTTGCCCATCGTGTTCAAGAATCTGATTCGCAACGCTCGGGACGCGATGAACGAGGGCGGCGCACTCAAGTTGTCGGCCCGCCTCTTGGAATCACAAGTGGTCGTCACTGTGCAAGACGATGGCCTGGGAATGTCGCCGGAGGTGGTGCATCGAATCGCAGAACCGTTCTTTTCGACCAAGGCTCGCGGGATGGGCCTGGGCATGGCCATCACCACCGCCATCCTCGAAAAGAACCGTTGCACGATGGAATTGGAATCGGAACCCAACCAGGGAACCACGTTTCAAATCTCCATCCCGATCGCGGAGCAGAACCAGTGA
- a CDS encoding BON domain-containing protein has translation MQAIPSIDETSFSSDSPAVRPTSIAIRDEAEKFNAEMRRVGHGELRDIRVDVSDQGVVLQGRVSSFYLKQLAQEAVRPLSRSLRIRNQIDVTGKKPLARNRLPIAKRIPLESPPHDFE, from the coding sequence ATGCAGGCGATTCCATCGATTGACGAAACGTCGTTCTCTTCAGATTCACCAGCGGTTCGTCCAACATCCATCGCCATCCGGGATGAGGCCGAAAAGTTCAACGCTGAAATGCGGCGCGTCGGTCACGGCGAGTTGCGGGACATTCGGGTCGACGTCAGCGACCAAGGGGTTGTGTTGCAGGGACGTGTCTCGTCGTTCTATCTCAAACAACTCGCTCAGGAGGCCGTTCGGCCGTTGTCACGAAGCTTGCGCATCCGCAACCAGATCGATGTGACCGGAAAGAAACCGCTCGCTAGGAATCGCTTGCCCATCGCAAAACGCATCCCCCTGGAATCCCCGCCACACGATTTCGAGTGA
- a CDS encoding sensor histidine kinase: MKIDPLRHNHLARVMMEASTAAIILSNTRGIIEAINHVAESWFGYKEKELVSQKIDLILEMEITSDDASHTSCRLAQSSDSERRQPILGRGRRRDGSSFLAQTTQYPLTSDWGETRWLNLVDVYRDPTGEEGAEGGPSGVDHLIEGERLAAVLQMATGLAHESSNALQRAQSCLDLLRLDLTHQGELLELTDQIKTALNDLHRNHEEVKRYAAPIVLKRSRVNPVLLCQAKFDELVPSISDERSPVRLAVDVRHGRCLESSEDCEWDSDCSVQLDANRIGEVLRRVLENAIHASPPGGQIDFRCDCSPPAETLSADWKSSETSPILLRVRDHGSGLTEEVQHRMFEPFFTTKQRGAGLGLSVCRRIVKAHGGTMEAANHPDGGTVVQIILPR; this comes from the coding sequence ATGAAAATCGATCCATTGCGGCACAATCACTTAGCTAGGGTGATGATGGAGGCGTCCACTGCCGCCATCATCTTGTCAAATACGCGTGGAATCATCGAAGCAATCAACCACGTGGCCGAGTCGTGGTTTGGGTACAAAGAAAAAGAATTGGTCAGTCAAAAAATTGATTTGATTCTGGAGATGGAAATCACCAGTGACGATGCGTCACACACTTCGTGCCGCTTGGCACAATCGAGCGATTCGGAACGTCGTCAGCCAATCCTCGGTCGAGGCCGCCGCCGCGATGGTTCCAGTTTTCTTGCCCAAACCACCCAGTACCCACTGACCTCCGATTGGGGTGAAACTCGCTGGCTCAACTTGGTCGATGTCTATCGCGATCCCACCGGTGAGGAGGGTGCCGAGGGAGGTCCCTCCGGGGTGGATCACTTGATCGAGGGCGAGCGACTGGCGGCCGTGTTGCAGATGGCCACTGGACTGGCGCACGAATCCAGCAATGCGTTGCAACGCGCCCAATCGTGCTTGGATCTGTTGCGTCTGGATCTCACGCATCAAGGCGAACTGCTGGAGTTGACCGATCAGATCAAAACCGCCCTGAATGACTTGCACCGGAACCATGAAGAAGTCAAGCGTTACGCGGCACCCATTGTCCTCAAACGGTCGCGGGTGAATCCTGTCTTGCTTTGCCAAGCCAAATTTGACGAGCTGGTGCCGTCCATTTCGGATGAACGGTCCCCCGTGAGGCTTGCGGTCGATGTCCGGCACGGCCGATGTCTGGAGTCGAGCGAGGACTGCGAATGGGACTCGGATTGTTCGGTCCAGTTGGACGCCAATCGTATCGGCGAGGTCCTGCGTCGCGTCCTTGAGAACGCGATCCATGCCAGTCCACCCGGCGGACAAATCGACTTCCGATGCGATTGCTCACCTCCAGCCGAAACGCTCTCGGCGGATTGGAAGTCGAGCGAGACGTCTCCGATTCTGTTGCGTGTCCGCGATCATGGCAGTGGCCTCACCGAAGAAGTTCAGCATCGGATGTTCGAACCCTTCTTCACAACCAAGCAACGAGGCGCGGGGCTGGGACTTTCTGTCTGCCGACGAATCGTCAAAGCTCATGGAGGAACGATGGAGGCTGCCAACCATCCCGATGGCGGGACCGTCGTTCAAATCATCTTGCCAAGGTGA
- a CDS encoding ATP-binding protein — protein sequence MDDELTILLVEDDPDSLANMIDILEMDGHEIRVAGSFAEVLNAGVDPAIELAILDRRLPDGQVEDHLAGLTERLPNAEFIIVTGFANMEGTIASFKQGVTDYLLKPVHPDVIRQSVARIAKHKRVEAELQREQRFANQILETTEALIVVLDLDGRVVHVNKHFSVVTGWELEQLVNQDYLLHCIPAADRKRASEVFRESVCGRQVSGFRSGVLTKGGRVRQIRWSDTALKDANGEIESVLAIGIDVTEMVEAQEASARDHRLAAIGQTVAGLAHESRNALHRINASVELLRLDVPLQTDMREEIETIARASNELGTTLEEVREFAAPIRLHLETALLPEIWRRVWSYLAKSRVSRDVELSETLCDCGCPVVVDVLRMEQVFRNLFENSLAACQDPVRIRLQCRCDGGGNVFLDFEDNGPGLSPEQQQMVFEPFFTTKVKGTGLGMSIVQRIVHAHGGMIRIAQPTQCGARFLIRLGKHELTLEDDCTGSRESSNA from the coding sequence ATGGACGACGAGTTGACGATCTTGCTCGTTGAAGACGATCCGGATTCTTTAGCGAACATGATCGACATCCTGGAGATGGATGGGCATGAAATTCGAGTCGCCGGCAGCTTCGCCGAGGTCCTGAATGCTGGCGTCGATCCCGCGATTGAACTGGCGATCTTGGACCGTCGATTGCCCGATGGGCAAGTCGAAGACCATCTGGCTGGTTTGACGGAGCGATTGCCCAACGCTGAGTTCATCATCGTGACCGGGTTTGCGAACATGGAAGGCACGATCGCGTCTTTCAAGCAAGGTGTGACGGACTACCTCCTCAAACCCGTGCATCCGGATGTTATCCGGCAAAGCGTTGCCAGGATCGCGAAACACAAACGGGTCGAAGCGGAATTGCAGCGTGAGCAGCGATTCGCGAATCAAATCTTGGAGACAACCGAGGCGTTGATCGTTGTCCTCGATCTGGACGGACGTGTCGTCCACGTCAACAAGCATTTCTCAGTCGTGACCGGTTGGGAACTCGAGCAGTTGGTCAATCAGGACTATCTCCTGCACTGCATTCCGGCGGCGGATCGGAAACGGGCCAGCGAAGTTTTTCGTGAGTCGGTCTGCGGCAGGCAGGTGTCCGGTTTCCGCAGCGGTGTTTTGACCAAAGGCGGTCGCGTGCGGCAGATTCGTTGGTCGGACACGGCGTTGAAGGACGCCAACGGTGAGATCGAATCCGTGCTGGCGATTGGGATCGATGTGACGGAAATGGTCGAAGCTCAGGAGGCATCCGCGAGAGATCACCGGCTCGCCGCGATTGGGCAGACCGTGGCCGGGTTGGCACACGAAAGCCGAAACGCGCTGCACAGGATCAACGCCAGCGTCGAACTTTTGCGTCTCGATGTGCCTCTTCAGACGGACATGCGTGAGGAGATCGAGACCATCGCCCGAGCATCCAATGAACTGGGGACGACGCTGGAAGAGGTTCGTGAGTTTGCGGCCCCGATTCGTCTGCACCTTGAAACGGCCTTGCTGCCCGAAATTTGGCGACGGGTGTGGAGCTACCTGGCGAAATCGCGGGTCAGTCGCGACGTCGAATTGAGCGAGACGCTGTGCGATTGCGGATGCCCCGTCGTCGTGGATGTGCTGCGGATGGAACAAGTTTTTCGCAATCTATTTGAGAACTCGCTGGCGGCTTGTCAGGATCCCGTTCGCATTCGCCTGCAATGCCGGTGCGATGGCGGCGGCAATGTGTTCCTGGATTTCGAGGACAATGGCCCCGGACTCTCGCCCGAGCAACAACAAATGGTTTTTGAACCGTTCTTCACCACCAAAGTCAAAGGAACCGGACTGGGCATGTCGATCGTTCAGCGCATCGTCCATGCCCATGGTGGGATGATCCGAATCGCCCAGCCGACGCAGTGCGGGGCACGGTTCCTCATCCGTCTCGGAAAGCACGAATTGACACTGGAAGATGACTGCACCGGATCACGGGAATCAAGCAATGCATGA